GTGGACGACGCGTCAGGCGCACGCGCGGGCCGACAGGGCCGCCGCCGAGACCGTCGAGCGGCAGGGGGTGGGCGCCTGGCTCGCCGGGAGGCAGGAGCGGCCGCCCCCGCGGGTGGTGGCCGATGTCCCCGGGTTCCCGCCGACACCGCCGGAGCGGATCCTCCCGGCGGTCCTGCGGGGGCTCGCGCTCTCCGATCTGCCCGCACCCGCCTCGCTCGCCGCGCTGCGCCTGCCGGCCCTGGTCCTCGCCTGGGAGGGCGACCCCGGCCATCCGCTGTCGACGGCGCGGACCCTGGCCCGCTCACTGCCCGGAGCGGAGCTCCACGTCTCCCGTACCCGCGCCGACGTCGGCACGTGGGGTGAGCGGGCGGCCTCGTTCCTCACCGGGCCGGGGCGTCCTGCAGGAGGTGGGGGCCGTTGTTCCGGACGCTGTTGACTTCGGTGGACACCGCCCGTACCGCGAGCCGGCCGTCGGCCGGCGTGTGCAGCAGGGCACGCAGGGCGTTGACGTCCTGGTGGGCGGGGTCGAGCCAGGCCTCGTAGTCCGCGGGGTCCAGTGCCAGGGGCATCCGGGGGTGGATGCGGCCGGCCGCGTCCGCGGCCTCGGTGGTGATGACGGTCGCCGTCGTGAGCCAGGCCGCCGGATCGTCGTCGTCGGCGACGCTGCGGTCCCGCCAGAACTCGTACAACCCGGCCATGGCCATCACCGACGCGTCCTCGGGACGGATGAAGTAGGGCTGCTTGTAGGTCTTCCCGTCGTTCCCGGTCCGCTCGGTCTGCCACTCGTAGAAGCCGTCCGCCGGCATCAGGCACCGCCGCTTGGCGAGGGCCCGGCGGAAGGCCGGCTTCTCGTGGACCGTCTCCACCCGGGCGTTGATCATCCGGGCGCCGACGCCCGGATCCTTGGCCCAGGACGGGACCAGCCCCCAGCGCACGGCGCGCAGCCTGCGCTCCACGGCGTGCGTGGCGCGGTCCTTGCGTTCGACGACGGCCCAGACCGGGTCGGTGGGAGCGACGTTCCAGCTCGGGGCGAGCGTCTCGCGCGGGTCCCAGCGGGCTTCGAAGAGGCCGGCCAGGTCGGCGGGGGCGCGGGTGGATGCGTAACGGCCACACATGCACCCACTGTGCCACCCGCGGCACCGTCGCGCGGCTTCCGCCGCGTCGCACCGCTCCTCGTTCAGTCGTCGCCCGGTGCCCAGAAGGCGGCCAGACGGGCCGCCCCCGGCGCCACGTCGTCCCAGCCTCCCTTCACGGCCAGTACGGCGACGGCGGAGGTCGGGAAGGCCGCCCCGAGGCGTTGCACGAGCTTCTTCGGGCCTGTGCCGCACAGGCTCCTGGCGACTTCGCGGATGGCCGGGTTGTGCCCGACCAGCACGAGGCCGTGCACCTCGGCCGCGGCCTCCGCGACGACGGCGAGCAGGTCGTGCGCCTCGGCTTCGTAGAGCCGGGCCTGGTAGAGGGTGGGGGGCGGCTCGCTCAGCAGGGGCAGCATCAGCTGCCAGGTCTGGCGGGCCCGCCGGGCCGAGGAGCACAGAGCCAGGTCCACGCCGTATCCGGACCGCTCCAGCCAGTTGCCCGCACGCGGCGCGTCGTGGCAGCCCCGGTCGGCCAGGCCGCGCTCGAAGTCCTCGGTGACGTCCTTGGGTACCGCCTTGGCATGCCGGACCAGCACGATCCGGCGTTCACCCTGTTCCGGCACGGTCCGCTCCTCCCGCCTGCGTCGGCCACACGGAGGCCGCGTCGTGACCCGGGCGCTGAGCCGGCACGCGGGCGCGGTGGTTCGGAGAGGGGTGCGCGCCCGTGGCCGGGCCCGGCGGCCGGGAGGCCGCTCGCGCTACCAGCCGCCGTTTCCAGGATAGGCCGCACCGCCCGACCTCGCGGGGCGCGCGCCGCTGATCCCGCGGGTCGCCGTGGGCCGTGCCCGCGGCATCCTGAGGGTGCTCGTGCCGCGCGGTGCCGGTGCCGCGGGCCGTCCGCTCGCGCACGCGGCCCGGGCACCGGGGACCGGTGCGGCCGGGACCCGTCCGGGCGGCAGGACCGTTCCGCCTCCGTGCGCGGGTTTCCCGCCGGACCCGGTGGCGCCGGGAAACCGGCTCAAGACGGCACCCGGTCAGCCGACCCGTCCGCCCGCTCGGGCTGGCCCAGCAGGTTCCGCATGGTCTCCGCGGCCCGTACGGCGGCGTCGCCGCAGCAGTTGTTGAACAGGACGTGCAGCTGCTCGACCCGGTCCGCGAGGCTGCGCAGGCGCGGCAGCCATTCGCGCAACTCGCCCTCCGTGTAGGTGTGGCGGAAGCGGTCCTCCTTGCTGCCGGTGCCCCAGGCGCGGCTGCGGCCGTGGAAGCGGACCACCCCGAGCTTCGAGGACGTGACCGGCGTGACCGGCGGTATGGAGGTGGGCAGCGCCCGGGCCGTGTCCACGGCCACGGCGGTGGCGTCCAGGTCCCGCAACAGGGCGGCGGTGCGCTCCCGCCCGCCCTCGCGCCACCAGTCGGGGTGGCGGAACTCCACCGCCACCGGCCACTCGGGCGCCCGCTTCCGGATGCGGTGCAAGGCGGTCTCCGCCCGCTCCCCCGGGACGAACCAGGGCGGGAACTGGAACAGTACGGCGCCCAGCCGGCCCGTCTCCGCGAGCGGGCGCAGGGCCGCGCCGAAACGGTGCCAGACCTCGTCGAGGAGCTCCGGGTCGCCGCTGTCGTGGCCCCGCAGGTCGGCGGGCAGGGCGGCCTTGCGGGTCGGGTGGCCGGTGAGGAGGGAGAAGGCCTTGACGTCGAAGCGGAAGCCGGGCGGGGTGCGTTCGGCCCAGAGCATGCTGTTGCGCACGCTGGGGAGCGCGTAGTAGCCGGCGTCGACCTCCACGACGGGGAACCGTTCGGCGTAGTGCCGCAATCGCCCCTCCGGATCGCGCCGCCCCGGCGGGTACCACCCGCTGCCCACAAGTGCCTTGTCCGTCCAGGAACACGTACCGACCAACAACTCGCCCATCCCGGCCGTCCTTTCGTCGCGGCCCGTCTACCCCGAAAAGCCGCCGGCCCGCCAGCTTTCCCGGACCCGGTCACGGAGCCAGCCGTGCCCGGGGTCGGCGTCGTTGCGCGGGTGCCACGCCATGCCGAGGGCGACGGGCGGCAGTTCCAGCGGCACTTCGAACGTGTGCAGGCCCAGCAGTTCGTGAGGGCGGGACGGGGCGCAGGCCGGGGTGAGGCAGACCAGGTCGCTCTCCCGGCACAGGAAGAGCGCGGCGCTCCAGGACGGTACGACGGCGACCACCCGGCGGCTCAGCCCGAGTTCGCCCAGCCTGTCGTCCACGGGGCCGCGGACCCGGCCCTGGCGGGACACCCCGACGTGATCGGCGGCGGCGAAGGCCCGGGCGGTGACCGTCTTGCGGCGTGCCAGGGGGTGTCCGGCGCGCACGGCGGCCAGGAGGCGGGTCCGGCCCAGGGATTCGATCCGGGTCTCCGGATCGGGGTGGCCGATGACGCCGATTTCGAGATCGAGCCGGCCCTCGCGCAGGGCGGGTGTACCTTCCAGGGCCTCCGGCATGAAGCGCAGGGTGACTCCGGGGGCCTGGTCCACGACGGCGCGCACGAGCCGGGGGGCGAGTCCGGGCAGCAGCATCTCGCCTGCCTGGACGGTGAATTCGCGGGTCTGTCGCGCCGGGTCGGTGACGGGCTCGGGTACCAGGAGGGCGTGTGCCTGATGGACGAGGGCGCGGACGCGCGGTCGCAGTTCGACGGCGCGCGGGGTGGGGACGAGCTCCCGTCCGGCGCGTACGAGCACGGGATCGCGCAGGACCGTGCGGATGCGGCCGAGGGTGCGGCTCATGGCGGGCGCGGACACGTGCAGGCGCGCGGCGGCCCCGGTGACGCTCCCCTCCTCCAGCAGCGCGTCGAGGGCGACCAGCAGGTTGAGGTCCAGCTGCCGTTCGGGTCCGTCCCGCACTGTGTCTCCCGTCACTCGAAGGGCCGTGCGGCTCGGGCACGGCCAGCACGTTTGCGTTGCATGCAATCACACCTTGCCACAAGTGCACTGGAGTTAATCGTCCGGCCGGTCCAGGCTCTGGTCCATGACACGGACAACGAACGACGTACTCGCCGTGGCGAGCCAGAGCGGCCCCACGGTCACCTTCTTCGACGCGGTGGACTTCCGCCGGCTCGAAGTGATCGAAGTCCCCAGCGAACCGCACGAGTTGTGCTTCGACCCGGTACGGCGGCGGCTGTACGCCACGATCACCTACCGCTCCGGCTACTACCACGCCAACACCGGGCGGGCCCATGAGCTGGTGGTCATCGATCCCGACCGGCGCCGGATCCTCGACGTCGTCGACCTGGCGCCGGAACGCGCGCCGCACGGCATCGCCCTGGACCCCTCGGGCGGCCTGCTGTGGGTGAGCGTCGAGGCGCACGGCGACGAGGAGGGCGCCCTGGTGGCGCTCGACGCGGACTCCCTGGAGCCCGTACGCCGGCTGCCCGTGGGGGCGCCCGGCCCGCACTGGTTCACGCTCACTCCGGACGGGAGCCGTGCGTACAGCGCGAACAAGGAGGCGCCGTTCCTCTCGGTCCTCGACATCGGCTCGGGTACGCCGGCCGGCCGGATCGCGGTGCCGGGGAGCGAGGGAATCGCGGCCTCGCGCGACGGACGGTACGTGTACGCGGCCGCCCCCAAGGGGGACTTGACCGTCACGGGCCCGGTGCCCGGGGCCGGGGTCCGGGTGATCGACACGGCCACCGGCGCCGTGGTGCGGACCCACCGCACGGACGGCCCCGTCTTCCCCGTGCACGTCACCGCCACGCATCTCGTCCTGGCCGGTGAGCTGCGCATGCGGGCGGGCGGCGCGGCGCTCGGCGAGCAGGCCCCGGGGCTCTTGCACGTGTACGGCAAGGACGGCGAGGACCTCGGCAGTGTGGAGGTCGGCGCCTTTCCCCTGACGATCACCTCGTCGCCCGACGGCCGCTACGGCTACGTCGCGGCCGTCTCGTCCAGCACGGTGACGGTGGTGGACCTGCCGCGCAGGCAGACGGTGGCGACCTTGCACGTCGAGCGCGCGGGCGAACCGGGCGCCCACGGCCTGGCCTACATCCCCTCCCCCGCCGTCTGACGCCCTTCGCACGTCGAGGTCGACGAAGGGCGCCGGTGGCCGGGCGGGTGGAAAGGCGGTCAGCTGCCGACGTACGCGGCGAGGTGCCGGCCGGTGAGGGTGGAGCGGGCGGCGACGAGGTCGGCCGGTGTGCCCTCGAAGACGATCCGGCCGCCGTCGTGGCCGGCTCCGGGACCGAGGTCGATGATCCAGTCGGCGTGCGCCATGACCGCCTGGTGGTGCTCGACCACGATGACGGACTTGCCCGAGTCCACGAGCCGGTCGAGCAGGCCGAGCAGCTGCTCGACGTCGGCGAGGTGCAGTCCGGCGGTCGGCTCGTCGAGGACGTAGACACCGCCCTTGTCGGCCATGTGCGTGGCCAGCTTGAGCCGCTGCCGCTCGCCGCCGGAGAGGGTGGTGAGCGGCTGTCCGATGGTCAGGTAGCCGAGCCCGACGTCGGCGAGCCGTTCGAGGATGCGGTGGGCGGCCGGGGTGCGTGCCTCGCCGTCGCCGAAGAACTCCGCGGCCTCGGTCACCGGCATCGCGAGGACCTCGCTGATGTCGCGGCCGCCGAGGCGGTACTCCAGTACCGACGCCTGGAAGCGCTTGCCCTCGCACTCCTCGCAGGTGGTGGCGACGCCCGCCATCATGGCGAGGTCGGTGTAGACGACGCCGGCCCCGTTGCAGGTGGGGCAGGCGCCCTCGGAGTTGGAACTGAACAGGGCCGGCTTCACGCCGTTGGCCTTGGCGAACGCCTTGCGGACCGGGTCGAGCAGGCCGGTGTACGTCGCCGGGTTGCTGCGCCGGGAGCCGCGGATCGCGCCCTGGTCGACCGACACCACACCCGCCCCCGCGGCTCCCCCGCCCTTGACGAGCGAGCCGTGCACGAGCGAGCTCTTGCCGGAACCGGCGACGCCGGTGACGACGGCCAGCACCCCCAGCGGGATGTCGACGTCGACGCCCCGCAGGTTGTGCGTCGTCGCGCCGCGGACCTCCAGGGCGCCGGTGGGGGTCCGCGGCTTTTCCTTGAGGGCGGCCCGGTCGTCGAAATGCCGGCCGGTGACGGTGCCCGCGCCGCGCAGCCCCTCGACGGTGCCCTCGAAGCAGACGGTGCCGCCTGCGGTTCCGGCGCCGGGACCGAGGTCGACGACGTGGTCGGCGATCGCGATCGTCTCCGGCTTGTGCTCCACGACGAGCACCGTGTTGCCCTTGTCCCGCAGCCTCAGCAGCAGGTCGTTCATCCGCTGGATGTCGTGCGGGTGCAGGCCCGTGGTGGGCTCGTCGAACACGTAGGTCACGTCGGTCAGCGAGGAGCCGAGGTGGCGGATCATCTTGACGCGCTGCGCCTCGCCGCCCGAGAGCGTGCCCGACGGACGGTCGAGCGAGAGGTAGCCGAGGCCGATCTCCCCGAAGGAGTCGAGGGTCTGCCGCAGCGCGTCGAGCAGCGGCCCCACCGACGGCTCTTCGAGGCCCCGGACCCAGTCGGCGAGGTCGCTGATCTGCATGGCGCAGGCGTCGGCGATGCTGATCCCCCCGATCTTCGAGGACCGGGCGCCCTCGCTGAGGCGGGTGCCGTCGCATGCGGGGCAGGTGGTGAAGGTGACCGCCCGGTCCACGAACTCCCGGATGTGCGGCTGCATCGACTCCTTGTCCTTGGAGAGCATCGACTTCTGGACCCGCGGGATCAGTCCCTCGTAGGTCATGTTGATGCCCGCGATCTTCATCCGGGTCGGCTCGTGGTGGAGGAAGTCGTGCAGTTCCCTCTTGGTGTACGAGCGGATCGGCTTGTCCGGGTCGAGGAGGCCGGACTCCTTGTAGAGCCGCATGTTCCAGCCGTCGGAGCCGTAGCCGGGGATGGTGACGGCGCCCTCGGAGAGCGACTTGGTGTCGTCGTAGAGCTGGGCGAGGTCGAGGTCGGAGACGGTGCCGCGGCCCTCGCACCGGGGGCACATGCCACCGGTGCGGTTGAAGGTGGCCTTCACCGCC
This Streptomyces sp. NBC_00539 DNA region includes the following protein-coding sequences:
- a CDS encoding alpha/beta fold hydrolase: MDATGREGRFRHRGAELVYDDYGAGPLAVYAHGGFVSQAVEDRMGLFDWAPLLRAGRRLVRYDARGHGRSTGGAVDTDYTYDSLAEDLLALLGHLGASGPADALGSSMGCATVLHAAVRAPERFSALVLLIPPTAWTTRQAHARADRAAAETVERQGVGAWLAGRQERPPPRVVADVPGFPPTPPERILPAVLRGLALSDLPAPASLAALRLPALVLAWEGDPGHPLSTARTLARSLPGAELHVSRTRADVGTWGERAASFLTGPGRPAGGGGRCSGRC
- a CDS encoding SOS response-associated peptidase, which encodes MCGRYASTRAPADLAGLFEARWDPRETLAPSWNVAPTDPVWAVVERKDRATHAVERRLRAVRWGLVPSWAKDPGVGARMINARVETVHEKPAFRRALAKRRCLMPADGFYEWQTERTGNDGKTYKQPYFIRPEDASVMAMAGLYEFWRDRSVADDDDPAAWLTTATVITTEAADAAGRIHPRMPLALDPADYEAWLDPAHQDVNALRALLHTPADGRLAVRAVSTEVNSVRNNGPHLLQDAPAR
- a CDS encoding SixA phosphatase family protein, with translation MPEQGERRIVLVRHAKAVPKDVTEDFERGLADRGCHDAPRAGNWLERSGYGVDLALCSSARRARQTWQLMLPLLSEPPPTLYQARLYEAEAHDLLAVVAEAAAEVHGLVLVGHNPAIREVARSLCGTGPKKLVQRLGAAFPTSAVAVLAVKGGWDDVAPGAARLAAFWAPGDD
- a CDS encoding DUF72 domain-containing protein yields the protein MGELLVGTCSWTDKALVGSGWYPPGRRDPEGRLRHYAERFPVVEVDAGYYALPSVRNSMLWAERTPPGFRFDVKAFSLLTGHPTRKAALPADLRGHDSGDPELLDEVWHRFGAALRPLAETGRLGAVLFQFPPWFVPGERAETALHRIRKRAPEWPVAVEFRHPDWWREGGRERTAALLRDLDATAVAVDTARALPTSIPPVTPVTSSKLGVVRFHGRSRAWGTGSKEDRFRHTYTEGELREWLPRLRSLADRVEQLHVLFNNCCGDAAVRAAETMRNLLGQPERADGSADRVPS
- a CDS encoding LysR family transcriptional regulator, with product MRDGPERQLDLNLLVALDALLEEGSVTGAAARLHVSAPAMSRTLGRIRTVLRDPVLVRAGRELVPTPRAVELRPRVRALVHQAHALLVPEPVTDPARQTREFTVQAGEMLLPGLAPRLVRAVVDQAPGVTLRFMPEALEGTPALREGRLDLEIGVIGHPDPETRIESLGRTRLLAAVRAGHPLARRKTVTARAFAAADHVGVSRQGRVRGPVDDRLGELGLSRRVVAVVPSWSAALFLCRESDLVCLTPACAPSRPHELLGLHTFEVPLELPPVALGMAWHPRNDADPGHGWLRDRVRESWRAGGFSG
- a CDS encoding YncE family protein, with the translated sequence MTRTTNDVLAVASQSGPTVTFFDAVDFRRLEVIEVPSEPHELCFDPVRRRLYATITYRSGYYHANTGRAHELVVIDPDRRRILDVVDLAPERAPHGIALDPSGGLLWVSVEAHGDEEGALVALDADSLEPVRRLPVGAPGPHWFTLTPDGSRAYSANKEAPFLSVLDIGSGTPAGRIAVPGSEGIAASRDGRYVYAAAPKGDLTVTGPVPGAGVRVIDTATGAVVRTHRTDGPVFPVHVTATHLVLAGELRMRAGGAALGEQAPGLLHVYGKDGEDLGSVEVGAFPLTITSSPDGRYGYVAAVSSSTVTVVDLPRRQTVATLHVERAGEPGAHGLAYIPSPAV
- a CDS encoding excinuclease ABC subunit UvrA; translation: MATRTDTQSPTLHAADTHDVIRVHGARENNLKDVSIEIPKRRLTVFTGVSGSGKSSLVFSTIAAESQRLINETYSAFVQGFMPTLARPEVDVLDGLTTVITVDQQRMGGDPRSTVGTATDANAMLRILFSRLGQPHIGPPGAYAFNVPSVRASGAITVERGAKKAVKATFNRTGGMCPRCEGRGTVSDLDLAQLYDDTKSLSEGAVTIPGYGSDGWNMRLYKESGLLDPDKPIRSYTKRELHDFLHHEPTRMKIAGINMTYEGLIPRVQKSMLSKDKESMQPHIREFVDRAVTFTTCPACDGTRLSEGARSSKIGGISIADACAMQISDLADWVRGLEEPSVGPLLDALRQTLDSFGEIGLGYLSLDRPSGTLSGGEAQRVKMIRHLGSSLTDVTYVFDEPTTGLHPHDIQRMNDLLLRLRDKGNTVLVVEHKPETIAIADHVVDLGPGAGTAGGTVCFEGTVEGLRGAGTVTGRHFDDRAALKEKPRTPTGALEVRGATTHNLRGVDVDIPLGVLAVVTGVAGSGKSSLVHGSLVKGGGAAGAGVVSVDQGAIRGSRRSNPATYTGLLDPVRKAFAKANGVKPALFSSNSEGACPTCNGAGVVYTDLAMMAGVATTCEECEGKRFQASVLEYRLGGRDISEVLAMPVTEAAEFFGDGEARTPAAHRILERLADVGLGYLTIGQPLTTLSGGERQRLKLATHMADKGGVYVLDEPTAGLHLADVEQLLGLLDRLVDSGKSVIVVEHHQAVMAHADWIIDLGPGAGHDGGRIVFEGTPADLVAARSTLTGRHLAAYVGS